From the Sebastes fasciatus isolate fSebFas1 chromosome 9, fSebFas1.pri, whole genome shotgun sequence genome, the window AAgtgcaacaggcaacaacagctgccagtgtgtcagtgtgctgacttgactatgacttgccccaaactgcatgtgattatcataaagtgggcatgtctgtaaaggggagactcgtgggtacccgtagaacccattttcattcacttatcgtgaggtcagaggtcaagggaccccttcgaaaatggccatgacagtttttcctcaacaaaatgtaacctaagtttggagcgatatttaaacctccttctcgacaagttaaatggttggtaccaatcgattcattaagtttttctagtttcatatgatgatatcttcactctagctttaaaactgagcccactacaacctaaaaaccacaaattgcgttaatgtgaTTACCATTAAAACGATTtttcgttaatgcgttattgtTAAACCCAATATATAACATTCTTTGCAATGTTTTGCTGCTATGCAGAGGTGGATACAAATGCATGGCAAGggtgaaagaaaacaacaacgaACAGCTTGCTGCTGAGACGTCTTTTCAACCAGTtggagaacaaaagaaaaatgaaaatgaggaaggaatgGCAAAGAAACTATGCAATGCAAAGAGCAAACGTGATGCAAGTTTGTGTGAGACTCAATTAAAAGgcaacattttgacttggtGAGAACAAAATGGTTGGCAGGAAATACTGAACTTGTACTTGTCCATACAGTACGTGAAAAGGGTCAGACAGGGTTTGGGTATCTTAATATTCACCCTTTATATTCCATCCACATCACTCTCTGCATCAGACCTCTGGgtaaagaaggagagagacatATGAAAGTTTCCATTTTTGATGAACTTGAGTCAACTTCATTGACTATAATGCTGTGAATTGCTGCAACAAGAACAAATACAGCATTTTAATGGTTGTATTTACTAACAATAATCTCCCATATGACCTGTAGATGTTCATATTAGATGTTGTTTTACATATTAGGTCTTCAAAATATATGAAATACAAGGCAGGAGGATATTACTTGTCTAATTCAcagttatcattattatcttcTGACATGACCATTAGaaacatacaatatatacacaATTATAAAATGATTCCTGTCATTGACCTGTGAGTCCGGCGGTGAGGATGAGAAGAAGGCTGAGATGAACAGCCATGTCGATGAGTGAGCAGACAAAACAGCATGAACCAGCGCACTGCAAGACTGATGGTCACTTCCTTATTttcttaaatatgcaaatgcaaCAGTTCAAATTTGTCCTCCTCCTACTGGAAGGAAGTTGCCTTACATTGGTTAgttaaattatttatataaatatctatGCAGCTATAGAGCGTACATAGACTGGGTTTGAAGTCCAGTGAGTACAACATTTCAAAAGAAAAGATCAGCACTCCATGTGGACTgaattatattcttttatttaaaacatgaCAGGAGTAACACTTAAGTGATTAATACGTTTTTTTTCTCTAGACACTAAATACAACTGAATGTACCGTACATTAGAGTATAAAGACAATTCATATGTTAATTCTGGGGGTAATATACACTATGTGTTCCTAACCATCCTGAAGATAGAAGTCAGGATTATTCATAAATGTGAGCTTTACGCctgataaataattaaaaaaatagtaCTGCTTCAAATAAAAAAGGAGAACAAAGAAGTTACTACACAACCAAAGATTACAGCAGACAACACCTTGCaacactaaaataaaaacagtccaGTAATGCatgtaatacatttaaatgtgttGGTTTTGTTGAGCCAACGTGCTGTATGTAACATCCTTGTCTTCTGCTTAAACCTGTTAAAAAACAGAAGCAAATATGACAATTAGGAAGGAAGAGCAAAGTACAATTTGTTCACATCTGACAAAGAACAAATTAAAAGAATTcaaacaaaattattttaaatgacTGAAATACAGGAAGCAAGAAACTATGTCTTTTAATATTTACCCTTTTTCCAGTTTGTTTCTTTATGGCAACTACAGAACTGTACATCACGTCTATGTCACCTTCAGCATATGAGCTCTGGGTAAGGGACAGATATTAGACAGAGAATTAAACACTTTAAACTGCTTCATTCAGCTGCACTTGGTGACATAAGAAGTTGGATCTCTAAGTCTTGTATTgtttcagcccagtcgcactaAAAGGTTTATGAATGACACGGAAATCTCAAGTCATTTcacgtgcaataagaacgccgttcttgcttttgccgtgtcatttgtacgccatgtagactgtactgactgcaatgtaaacgcatttGCATAAATAAGCTACGCTCaaagctagtgacgtagaataaaaagcgaggaAGACCGCTTATGGTGGGCGGAAGGGggttgggtccaacaaacacaggactttcaaccacgACCccagtgttcgtgtcccaaagtgttgctGAGTTATtttgttagtgacgtgttttctgtacttctgcTACATTGTTTcagtacatattttacttagtttacataccctaattttaaacccaaccatgatgttttttctaaacctaagtggttttgttacctaaacctaactgttatCGTAGTTTTGCTgtgtggtgtacaaatgacacgcaaaagaGGTGCataaatgacacacgaaaaggtttaaatgcgttctcatgagatcaggttgcatGATTGTTTAATACATATTATGGTTTTAGTGTGTTAGGGTTACCTGGCCTGATGTTTTTCTCATGTACCCAACATTACCGTATGTAACTTCCTCTCCAGCCTGTTGAGGGAGCAAACCAAATGTCATCTACAGACTAAAAAGTGAAATTCGATTCAAATTTCCACCTTTGATAACATAGTAAGCATTtcataaaacataattaaatcTTAAGGCAAGCACATCATTTACTTCTGATGGTGGTTACTGTATTCTCTTGATAATAATCCACAAGGACAATATAGCtaattcaaatgtattttatcTAATGGAAATATTAGAAATCCTGCAATGGTACAGTCCTGCAGCTTATACCCTTCTGCAGTGGGACTGTATATTtactgatattgtttttgatTTATAGATATCAATGCAGTTATGGGTTACCTGGCCTGATGTTTTTCTCTTGAGTTTAACATCACTGTATGTCACTTCCTCTTCAGCCTGTGTTGAAAGAGCAAACCAAATGTCAGAGAACTCTCTCAAACCTTGCTCTATACAGTTTAAACAATACATCAATTAGATATACAGCAGTATATTAAAAAGATACAATTACCATGTATGCTAAAATAGTCAACATATCGATAGGCATGTGCTGAAAGAGCAAACCAAATGTCAGAGTATTTCTGGGTGCTAAATTTTGCAACATGtagattatattatattattaacacGTTTGTTGAAATAGTCACCATTAACCATTTTATAgtgataaatatattttttaatgtgaaCATATCATGATCAAATGAATGACCACACCTGGAATATTCACTAAATCACTATATTAGTCTTCACAGATGTGCTCAGTTCCTACgttccagatgttttctttccaaatTAATGCAAATAGCACAAACTGTTACAAACACTTATTTTCGGTCCCTTATTTTTTAGgctaaaatgactgaaatgctCAGTCTTGGTCTTGATTAAATCCtgattaaaatgattttgttgaTTAAAACTAGAACAAAATAAGGATAGAGTTGACTATAATATAACTAAAACTCTCACAGACTTTTGATTTTGGACTAAGAATAGCAGACAAAATTAATTAGGTAACCTTATTAAACTAAATTGTTAAACTAATTTGGTCAGAAACCAAACCAAAGTAATTCACAAATTGAAATTCTGACCTGATGACGCCTTcagatgaaaagttaagggatcacaaAAACATTATTACAACTCATCCATAAATGTCTTTACCAAATTGCATGGCAATATACCCAATATTTGTTGACATTTCACTCTGAACcaaaaatgtgaacctcatggtgttatagaaaaaagtcagaggatcaccaaagtcatgaaccatgaatgtctacaATTCCATGGCTCCCAATCTAGTagatgttgagacatttcactgcaCTACATGAAACGTCGGGGAAACACCAAAGTCAGGATCTTCCTCTGGATATCTTTACCAAATATCAAGGCAATTCATGCAATAGCTGTCAAGATATGTtgctaaaaaacaaaacggcTGGGAAAATTTTAAGCAAATCACCATGATTGCACCTTTACCTCCATACTGTGACTCCTTATAGCCTtctttgtaaaaaaatatactgtatatatactatataatataatatatatatattaatccaTATTTCTTACCGTTGTTGTGGCTGATGATTCTACTTTGGTCCGTTCTAAAAGATAAACAATGACAACTCCTGTTAATATCTCTCAACTAGCAATGACAATGCACAATAATCTAAACTTAAAttggaaatatttaaaaattacaAACATTTTTGGCATGAATTGGATTGATCGAACTCCCATCTTTGACTTACTGTGCCTTTTCAACATAAACCAGACGAACACGGCCACTATTGCAATGGAGATCAGCAAACTCAGACTGATGATGAGGATCATTTGCATAATTGAAGCACTGCAGCATACATGTTGAGCACACAATAAAAAGAGATAAATAGAATGTTTAAACAATCAATGCTACATTACAATGTAAAATCAATCAATCTCATAGCTTTATATGTTTGTTATAACGtattaatcttgtttttttatcagtctAAGTTACAATAGAATgtctttaaaacatgtttagagatactgttttattttgaccaaTAGTTCTCTAAAACTGCCTGTAAATGTAAAGACTGACCTGTCCTGTCCATTCTTATCTGTTGTTCCGTCTCCAGTAACTACAGTCGTTAACTGTCTTGTTGTTGCAAGTGTGGCTATAATTCAAAACAGCACAATGATTAATAAAGTTAAATGGCAGTAAGTGACACTAATAACTCTTAGGATACTACCAAAACATTTGCAAATGGTTGTACTTGACATTGATTTATAATTTACTATCACTTGGAGTACTTACTAGGTCTCTCAGTAACAGTTACATGTACTGGCATCTGTAAGTCTCCTTTAGCACACCAATACCAGCCGCCGCTCTCTGTCCTCAGTTCACTCATAGTCACAGTGGAAACATCGGGGACACTTGCATTGCTGGTCACTCTTGTTCCATCTATTGATCTAGACGATGTCGTCACACAggagctgcccagcctgcacCATGCAATTTCTCCACGGTTCCTGTGACGACAGTTGATGGTTACTTCTTCTCCATTAAATCCTGTAATCTCCTGATGATCCACATAGAGACGAGGCGTATCTTAAGGGAAAATCCAATAGAAAATTGTAGGTAGCTTCATAATAAATGGTAGATATGGTGATGCTTCAGGGATATGGGTTTTGCATCTATATCTCGTAGAAAAAGGATTCGTACTGACTTCACATTTACTCTCATTACTTTTGACTGACAAAGTACttgtgagaaaataatcagtctTCGTCGCAAAAATTAAGACCctgcttaaaggtgctaaattccaaattcaAAGCTTTAATAGAGCAGGAAACAACTATTTATTTCTGTACGTAGCTGGGCTGGCCAAGTGTGTATTTTAGTGCATGCGAGCTTGCTAGCTAATGGCCACCGCTCTGCAATGCGCTCATATGGATGTTACAGCGGATACAGGAACCAGATGTGTACCGGAAACCCTACgccactgttagctctgttgccgttgtttgcactgtttgtgCTGTTGTGCACATGgttgtataaagagaactggatacagcgtcggagGCGGGTGCATAAAGCCAAAATGgttcgactgccgagtgataaagtacccggatcatccagtgatcttccgcatccattggccccatagagcaggcgcagtaacgtttcctttaactccgccttcCAGCTCtcactccagcctcggtctgggtctcattcacatgaacggaggaagggaaataactggattcggctattagtgcattttacaacttttaggacctaatgatttaaataaggactattcaagtgttcgtacagggtaattgatttaattatccgctgatttacagatgtctctttcctagtgtaagtctatgggaaaatgtctttttgggctcaatggcatcacgtgacggacatggaagttgtagtactaGGGGCTtgtgttagcaccgttagctgctagccgctgGCTCCGCCATCTCCATTTTGAGAGCCATGTTCCATTATAAGCTTTCAGCATatcgtaattcaagtgttctgagagaaaactagacttctgaacctcctcatggctgttttcaggctttaaaaaatctattggctgtgctccggtcatgttgGTGGTGCTTGGTGTTCCTtgaagagatctcaacatggctgccgggtcacaaactttctccttttacagctaaaccgtgcactacaagacgatcctgaaaacatttgaggcgagaaatagttattacagtaacagaatattgattaatatttgatcagcactgcctagtttgaccgtttgatcggagttcacgagtgattgacagccggctctcgtaGACGATTGCTGGACAGCAGATCCCAGGTTAGCTCtgactgttctctgttctcggtctgtgaaatcttgcagatgccgttaggagcaccggaggaccatattataaaaataactttttttaatatcatttgctccaatctcgcctacttaaGCTTTAACATGTCACAAAGAATTTTAAATGTGCTTAAAGATGCTTTAAGGTCTCTTACCTCTGGTGACCGACAGTTGAAAATACTCTCTGACATCTGTCCCTCTATTAATCTCCACAGCACACCAGTAATCATCAGTGTCCTCAACCGTCAGATCTTTTATAGTCACAGTGAAGATTCTTTGACTTTTGTCATCAGAGATTGAAAACTTTCCTGAATTTCGTTGgtttgttttaactgcataAGAGCAGGAGGACCATGTATATCCTTTACACAAGTATTTCACATGGTTTGTGTATTTTGAGTCATAGAGACATGGGATAGTGACCGAGTCTCCAGCCTTCACTGACATTTTACCGACTGTTGTTATGCTGTGAATTCCTGCAACAAGAACAAATACAGCATCTtaacaaatatgcttgctaaCAGTATTGTTCCTTCCTATGACCTTCATGTTGGAGCGATTCATATTAACAGTTGTGCATATTAAATTATAGTTGTCTCCACaatttatgaaataaaacactGGTAGGTTATTATAAAGGATTATGTAGCACAACTTCCTGCCTAACTGTATCATCATCTGACATGAAgaacacaaagaaacataaTAGGCTAAACCATTTTAAAAGGACCCGTTACTGACCTGAGAGTCCAGTGAGAATGAGAAGAAAGCTGAGATAAACGGCCATCTCAGTGAGCGAGCAGTCCGACAAAACAACACGGAGCAAGGCACCAACACACTTCTGTACAGAATTCTACTTCCCAATTATTCAATATGCAAATGCATCTGTTACAATCGTTCTTCCTCTTAAGTCAGTTGCATCACATAAGTTGGCTGATGAAGTAAATATTGTAAGCAGTCACGTGGTATTTGGGGTTTATAATTATCAGTGAGCATTGTACACATTAAGCTGTCCAGTCTTCCATTATCTGGTGAGTGGACAGTCTCCATAATATCTGGCAACCTCCTTATGGGAACGCTGAAGACACTGGTGAtcactgataaaaaatgattagaTAATCAGTtgtaaaatatagaatattttgttaaaacTGGTGTGTTAAGGGTGACAATGGATAAAAATGAAGTAAGGCTGACGTCCGTTTATCAAGACAGTCTTCAATGGCAAGATGTGATTGGGTAAAAGACACTTCCTCTGACACAACATGTCTTGCAAATAAAATTCCCCCACCACTTCTCCATCTTTAGAGTCCATTTTTCAATCTGGTTTACTTTCTTCTGGGCTGCTACATGTTCATTATGAGCAATGGTAGCTGAGCGCACATCAGTATCACTTCCAGCTTGTGAGCCCTATAATGGATGAATTTGAAACATGTGCTTTCCAATACCCATACAACCATACTATTTAgtgtgccagaaaaagatttagtatgccccaatacatagtatgtcaaatggaAGGTTTGAAAATGACAAAACTCTAACTTAATGCAAATAAGGgtaaaactcacctggaagtTCTGTAGTGATCTGTAAACACATTGAAGGTGGTAGTATAGGGCTAGTTGAACACTTGTGCAGTGCATTGAAGGCTAGTTGCATCACTGGCAGTAATGTCGGTGAGACAAATGAAAGGCAGCAAATATGAAGTGATTGGTATTTATATAATACAACACaaaattattgaaaaaaatGGTTGCTGGATATAACTAACAGCGGTCGATTGATTTTGCATTTAAACTTCAGGTGTGAGGTGCTAATTTGTGTTTATTGATCATGCCATTTTAACATCAACCAGCTTGAACATTGTTTAAAATGTCCACGAAAGATGGAGGACATTGGGTctttaaaagaaagaacaaaaaaccTTGGAAGtaacaacaaaaaatgttttctgtctCCATCATATCCTTGCAAAAAAAGATCATCTTTTACATCAGTAATTTGTGGAGTCTTAATGTTTAGTCAACCAAGACCAGTTTCTTCCTCCTGCCCCTTTTTCACGTGAGGATAAAGagttgagttattattattgtatgaGTCAGTATATTATGGACAGCATTTATACGCAAAATACTGCCCAACTGGCATGTACTGTATCATTTCAACAGGACAATCTTTGTTGCGGCAGCTTGGCCACCAGGCAGGTGGAGCTGCAGGGTCGCAGGTGAGCTCTTGTGAATTGTTTTAAATGGCTGGCTGTAAGTTTATAAGctgattaaaaaatgaatacataggGAAGATTTTGAGATGGTGTACAGATACACTATGAGCTTTGCTGTTGTGCCATGAATGCACCGTCTTATTCGCTGCAGGAAATTCCTGAGTTGTGTAAAGCTACAGAAACTCGTGAGGTTTTGAAATAGCTTGCGGTAATAGCTAACTGGAAGCGGTAgctactttaaaaaaacactgtaataGTGGAAGTTCATTAGGGACGTTGTCGCCATCATGCAGTATTACATACAGGAAACATTATCAAATTACTCTCAGCCCTGGTATCTGCTTTATTTAGCTCTACAGTACAAATGTTTGTGAAGCAGCTTTTTTCCGACATGAATGTCATAAAATGAGAACAAGACTAACAGATGAAGATTTAAACTATTATAAAAGCGTGAACCTGAATGGATACGTTCCAGCATACACCTCTCAATGGATTATTACCAAATGTGATCTATAAAATGATGATAAGCTTTTGATTTGTGAAGGGAGGTGATGTGTGAAACATGGATGTGTGGACACAGAAAATAAGGATAAGAAAAAGGTTGTATTTAAGAAGTGGCTGTTTTTTAATGAGATACGGTACACTGAGTGAGCTCGACACATTTAAGATGTTTGGAAACATGGAAACCCCGGCACTGTGTGTCAAGGTTATGTATTAATATGAGCTTAAGgcctaataaataatacagttaaacagttaaaccCCAGATTCGTGTTGTCAATGGTATTACGAAACACTTGGCAAACAAACAGCTTCTTTGAAAAGTATGTGGAAGAGGATAAAGTAGTGCGAAGGAGTAACAATCAGGGGTGACGTGCTAAGCCAATGTGCTGTATGTAACATTCTCGTCATTTGCTTCAAcctgttggggaaaaaaaagaagtaaaaattacgaggaaggaagaagaaaaatacattttctaagtctgggaaaaaaagtcaaataacaATAGTATATGACAGTCAGCATGAGACTCGGTTTTCTTAATAGTTACCCTTCGTACACGTTGTGGCCTCGTGGTAACCACGGAACTATACGTCACGTCCACATCACTCTCAGCATGTGACTTCTGGGTAAAGATATGAAAGAGAGGACTGAGCACATTCTGTTTTTGATGAATTACACATTGGTTTATTTAGTTACAGTTGTGAATGGTAAAATGAGATATTatattaaagggcgggtccagctgtgttctgttgttttttttcaaatagaaaCGCCCACTCTGTTAGTGTTGTAAAAGACAGTGACGTAGATTACCAAAGTACGCTAATCGAAGCTAATCAAGAAGGTtataaataatgtgaacgctagcactagctgagtcaaagttagctgtgctaagtttggaaataactgaaaggattagtttgtatatagtatagtttggattttttgaagtggaggtaaaatgactgtttttgtgaatgtagtctggtggctttgaagagagcaatacaatggcttcagttccccgtcggaaagggctgtctgatggcgagataaagcagctgtggacgggagcaccagaaaaacgtattttagaaaaaaaaaaaaaaagaatttcagTTTAACTGTACactatttttagaatattttcaccgctttacctcaccatcagacagccctttccctttcagggaactgaagccgttatatcgcgatcttcaaagctaccagaccagattccattcacaaaaacatcatcaaacggtcattttacctcacagaactcAGGAGTTtttggtctaccgctgcatcgatcggttaatttgtttgtgttattgtgtgactttcggatccgaactaacgtggcgtccacacatcAGTATATTGCTTAGAatccgtgccggtactcctgtctgctactccaaactgggagcatgctgaccgccatctaagttactgtatgtcatttttacactgactataaggatgtatatacactgtacatgtagcagcgtcatcatgcagaaacctatgtcaggtcacgtgggaacaATTTTTTAGAGGAACTTGGGAAACTAACATTTTGACGCCAAAACATACGTATTtggaccaaaatttgaatgttcggatTCAAATACATAAAGAACACCACTgagaagctacagaatgatatgaaAGCCTATAAAAAATTAacggacccgccctttaagtgtatatgaatatatatatatagaatataaaataaCTGTATGCAAAGGTACAACTCTGCAGTCTATACAGTTATGGAAAGGGATAGTAGATTCTCTGAAAAATGTACATGTGATTTTTCTTGACATCTCTGCAGTTATGGATTACCTGACTTGAAGTCTTTCTGATGTGCTCAACATTACTGTATGTTACCTCCTCTTCAGCCTGTGTTGAAAGAGCAAACCAAATGTCAGATTAGCCTTTAAATGTTCAGAAATGTTCTTTAAATTTTGCTTCATGGAGTTTCAACGAAACTTAATTTACAATAGAATATTAGCTTAGATCATTACCACACTTCAAAATGAAAAATCATAATAGGaggaattaaaataataaggaCACTGCTCAGTTAAGTCTATCTGATAATAGTTACTGTAATCTCTATTTTATCtaatagacatactgtattaaCGGTACAGTGTTGTTCTTCAGAACTTCTGCAAAGTGATAGTATATTCTTTGAAAATTTTAAACTTCAATTCTCACC encodes:
- the LOC141773885 gene encoding polymeric immunoglobulin receptor-like; its protein translation is MSVKAGDSVTIPCLYDSKYTNHVKYLCKGYTWSSCSYAVKTNQRNSGKFSISDDKSQRIFTVTIKDLTVEDTDDYWCAVEINRGTDVREYFQLSVTRDTPRLYVDHQEITGFNGEEVTINCRHRNRGEIAWCRLGSSCVTTSSRSIDGTRVTSNASVPDVSTVTMSELRTESGGWYWCAKGDLQMPVHVTVTERPTTLATTRQLTTVVTGDGTTDKNGQDSASIMQMILIISLSLLISIAIVAVFVWFMLKRHKRTKVESSATTTAEEEVTYSDVKLKRKTSGQAGEEVTYGNVGYMRKTSGQSSYAEGDIDVMYSSVVAIKKQTGKRV